In the Oncorhynchus keta strain PuntledgeMale-10-30-2019 chromosome 14, Oket_V2, whole genome shotgun sequence genome, one interval contains:
- the LOC118375016 gene encoding protein kish-A has protein sequence MSAIFNFQSLLTVILLLICTCAYIRALAPSLLDKNKSGILGIFWKCARIGERKSPWVAFCCVLMAFSILFVQ, from the exons TCTGCCATTTTTAACTTCCAGAGTCTTCTGACTGTGATTCTTCTGCTCATCTGTACATGTGCCTACATCAGAGCTCTAGCCCCCAGCCTGCTAGACAAGAACAAGTCAGG AATTTTGGGAATATTCTGGAAGTGTGCCAGAATAG GTGAACGTAAGAGTCCCTGGGTGGCTTTTTGCTGTGTCTTGATGGCTTTCAGTATCCTGTTTGTACAGTAG